From one Triticum aestivum cultivar Chinese Spring chromosome 4B, IWGSC CS RefSeq v2.1, whole genome shotgun sequence genomic stretch:
- the LOC123092315 gene encoding uncharacterized protein, which translates to MAGRLVSMLRWPPDLGGLPSQLASLLPSPTSYASLQWDWRPEQLGAAIRRWPELVPDVPLVVDAVLWGVVTAVESVALISMMCCFFLFCGCTL; encoded by the coding sequence ATGGCGGGAAGGCTGGTCTCCATGCTCCGGTGGCCGCCAGACCTCGGGGGCCTCCCGAGCCAGCTGGCCTCCCTGCTGCCGTCGCCGACGTCATACGCGTCCCTCCAGTGGGACTGGCGGCCGGAGCAGCTCGGCGCGGCTATTCGGCGGTGGCCCGAGCTCGTGCCGGACGTGCCCCTCGTCGTGGACGCCGTGCTCTGGGGAGTCGTCACGGCCGTCGAGTCCGTCGCGCTCATCTCCATGATGTGCTGCTTCTTCCTCTTCTGCGGCTGCACGCTGTGA